One part of the Bacteroidia bacterium genome encodes these proteins:
- a CDS encoding ATP-binding protein gives MSNPQSPFKFLDAYGKDEMHSFFGRDQEIEALYSLVFQGKLILLYGASGVGKTSLIQCGLANKFHPTQWQELFIRRRDNINGSIREVVNKAIGESNPKGQTEIPEDLHDSLHLLYLYNFKPIYLIFDQFEELFIFGTEEEQIQFFEFVKKILSSELSCKILLSMREEYLAHLSEFEKIVPSIFDHRFRVERMNRKNLSEVIQKTADLYEIEIPKAESVIDQMLENLSDKRGVDLTNLQVYMDRLYREDQKRESFRREGPRFDKQLINSVGELKDVMGSFLEEQLGILESDLGKKDIPLDILFSLVSDEATKRSIEIDDIKESLYRRKNISAEDIDYCIQRFFELRIFKEVN, from the coding sequence ATGAGCAATCCGCAGAGTCCATTTAAGTTTTTGGATGCATATGGGAAAGATGAAATGCATTCCTTTTTTGGTAGGGACCAGGAAATTGAAGCTTTGTATTCGCTGGTTTTTCAAGGGAAATTGATTCTCTTGTATGGAGCCAGTGGAGTAGGTAAAACCAGCCTGATTCAGTGCGGTCTTGCCAATAAATTTCACCCCACCCAATGGCAGGAGCTCTTTATCAGGCGCAGGGATAATATCAACGGATCTATACGAGAAGTTGTGAATAAGGCGATTGGTGAAAGTAATCCAAAAGGTCAGACTGAAATACCAGAAGATTTGCACGATTCTCTTCATCTGCTCTACCTCTACAATTTTAAACCTATTTACCTCATCTTCGACCAATTTGAAGAGCTCTTCATATTTGGAACAGAAGAAGAGCAGATACAATTCTTTGAATTTGTAAAAAAGATTCTTTCTTCGGAACTCTCTTGCAAAATTCTTCTTTCTATGCGGGAAGAATACCTTGCTCATCTTTCCGAATTCGAAAAAATAGTCCCCAGTATTTTTGACCACAGATTTCGTGTGGAACGGATGAACCGGAAAAATCTTTCTGAGGTGATTCAAAAAACAGCAGACTTATACGAAATAGAGATTCCCAAAGCCGAATCCGTTATCGATCAGATGCTGGAAAACCTTAGCGATAAAAGAGGAGTGGATTTGACGAATCTTCAGGTGTATATGGACCGCCTGTATCGGGAAGATCAGAAAAGAGAATCATTTCGAAGAGAAGGCCCCAGGTTTGACAAGCAACTTATCAATTCTGTGGGAGAACTTAAAGATGTAATGGGTTCATTCCTTGAGGAACAGTTGGGCATATTAGAATCTGACTTAGGCAAAAAGGATATCCCCTTAGATATACTTTTTTCTCTGGTCTCGGACGAAGCCACAAAGCGAAGCATTGAGATCGATGATATTAAAGAATCTTTGTACAGAAGGAAAAATATAAGCGCAGAAGATATCGACTACTGCATCCAACGATTTTTTGAGTTAAGAATCTTCAAAGAGGTTAACTGA
- a CDS encoding T9SS type A sorting domain-containing protein: protein MDSAQVNIVGDGLSWSTAYVDLESALDSAKPGDSIFVASGVYRNPTNSRDEYYELKDSLVIMGGFVGLGHPPLDSLQLDTIETVLSADIGVENDPFDNTYQLFRATAITHVEFHRITFTDANADLSGTPNNFDRGGAFFLKKSSITFRNCRFVKNRSSLFGGAIFADDASSLFFESCDFAENIAAPGVNSIRNRSRGGAIYTNSSSLDLKQCRFLRNRTDELGGAITALTNSILTLDACEFIDNKVEAALNQLAIPQGGAICSFGSIYKISDCIFRNNASVGTDARAGAFRDGTSFQSFVENSTFENNSAERGGAIYYGISNPILKNSLIKDNTAALGGGIFFETSDPELDSCILLSNSSTQQGGGVYIESSSPSFSKSVFFGNTTTQNGGGIYMKAGSNPSINRTVFAENQASLSGGGVYCLNGSNPKIVKSLFIDNLARNGGGAFFEVSCDPEVNFNLFQHNIAAQNGGAIYSQSGNSNPRIMASSFINNRAEGTSSGGIGGAVYNGLQSIMLFQNSTLYRNHAKLKGGGLFSENELDIYHSTISNNTIDVSTEGQQLFLDGNTRIKNTIVAEIEADSLRDIALENGANLTSQGYNFFRDSIPQLHETDIINYNQSIFAQNMALSNNGIPIGIDLDTFDLMQPLPSLAIKADGIIVNNGEPITENTIDFDTRGYSRVIGGREFERIDIGAYEVQHLFSMNPVSEFCSSDTRFLELKDIVIWDSTGGALRIGDSMYYQIAIPQGMEIDISNGEVESSLPSFIPRNLNFENGILSFFFDKSYADSIHEIRISGLTARSTNTNRDSLLFISSTVLQDELDQTNPLSHIIIGSFPTYKINTDFPYDENFENGPSIWLSSDQREGWSLQIPNGNVIDTAYSGTNAWTLKLDSTENYFANKDVFLISECLDLSELEKPMIEAAVWTDTEEGFDGVVLEYSIDAGKNWNVLGEKETGVNWYNSNNIIAIPGDQPSGELLGWTGKSSTWISIANRMDQLPLDNLLRFRFAFSSVGLIDQSQEKNGFAIDDIFIGERSRNVLLEDFGDPNELQDMEDFLSDMDKEVFQIRYELKSSEFDASEAGPRTRALFYGIDQPGPIVYGGNGFLGSAGEMDQESFDAELLEHALFTISIDSTLFEPIQIKALKSTENEILVYAAIVELLKEKWMFRKFLPDPAGISFMGWQAEESKSLVLNWDTEDFPAPNIVNEYDSLRLLVFVQDLSSKKVFQAAMSPVWESLIKRSDVEKRGNLAEDIQGDLKMYPNPTNGRLFLEIPEDLEKPFNFKLYNSFGQVIYQDELPENSRIIQLDLSHISKGLYHAILSHKGIIQQRKKIFFIH, encoded by the coding sequence GTGGACTCCGCGCAAGTAAACATTGTAGGAGATGGTCTGAGTTGGTCTACTGCCTATGTTGATCTTGAATCAGCATTAGATTCAGCCAAGCCAGGGGATAGTATATTCGTAGCATCAGGTGTCTATAGAAATCCAACTAATTCGAGGGATGAATATTATGAATTAAAGGATTCCCTTGTAATCATGGGAGGCTTTGTAGGATTAGGACATCCTCCATTGGATAGCTTACAGCTTGATACGATAGAGACTGTGTTAAGTGCAGATATAGGTGTAGAGAATGATCCTTTTGATAATACTTATCAACTCTTTCGAGCTACTGCAATTACTCATGTTGAATTTCATAGAATTACTTTTACCGATGCAAATGCTGATTTATCTGGGACCCCAAATAATTTTGATAGGGGAGGTGCTTTTTTTCTGAAAAAAAGCTCAATAACATTCCGGAATTGTCGATTTGTTAAAAATAGATCGAGTTTATTTGGAGGAGCAATTTTTGCTGATGATGCAAGTAGTCTATTTTTTGAATCCTGTGATTTTGCTGAAAACATCGCCGCTCCTGGAGTAAACTCAATTAGAAACAGATCCAGAGGTGGTGCCATTTACACAAATTCCAGCTCTTTAGACCTAAAGCAATGTCGTTTCTTAAGGAACAGGACAGATGAGTTGGGAGGCGCAATAACGGCATTAACGAACAGTATATTAACATTAGATGCCTGTGAATTTATTGATAATAAGGTTGAAGCGGCTTTAAATCAGCTGGCAATTCCCCAGGGAGGTGCTATCTGTAGTTTTGGTTCCATATATAAAATTTCTGATTGCATCTTCAGGAATAATGCATCGGTAGGGACCGATGCTAGGGCTGGAGCATTCCGAGACGGTACATCTTTCCAATCTTTTGTAGAGAATTCTACATTTGAAAATAATAGTGCTGAGCGAGGAGGAGCGATTTATTATGGTATTAGTAATCCAATTTTAAAAAATAGTCTGATCAAGGATAATACAGCTGCATTAGGGGGAGGAATATTTTTTGAGACAAGTGATCCTGAATTGGATAGTTGTATTCTGCTCTCAAATTCTAGCACTCAGCAAGGAGGAGGGGTTTATATAGAAAGTAGCAGTCCTTCATTTAGCAAAAGTGTATTTTTCGGTAACACTACAACACAAAACGGGGGAGGAATCTACATGAAAGCTGGCAGCAATCCCTCAATCAACCGAACTGTATTTGCAGAAAACCAGGCAAGTTTAAGTGGGGGTGGAGTTTATTGTCTTAATGGGTCTAATCCCAAAATAGTAAAGTCTTTATTTATAGATAATCTTGCAAGAAATGGAGGAGGAGCGTTTTTTGAAGTCTCTTGCGATCCGGAAGTAAATTTTAATCTATTTCAACACAATATTGCTGCTCAAAATGGAGGGGCTATATATAGTCAATCGGGAAATAGTAATCCCCGAATAATGGCAAGTTCATTTATCAATAATCGTGCAGAAGGAACATCAAGTGGTGGAATAGGGGGAGCTGTTTACAATGGCCTTCAGAGTATCATGCTATTTCAAAACTCTACGTTATATAGAAATCATGCTAAACTAAAAGGAGGGGGACTTTTTAGCGAGAATGAATTGGATATTTACCATAGTACTATCAGTAATAATACAATAGATGTTAGCACAGAGGGACAACAATTATTCTTGGATGGAAATACTCGTATTAAAAATACGATTGTAGCTGAGATTGAGGCAGACAGTTTAAGAGATATTGCATTGGAAAATGGAGCAAATTTAACTTCTCAAGGATATAATTTTTTTCGGGATTCTATTCCTCAATTGCATGAGACAGATATTATCAATTACAATCAGTCAATATTTGCACAAAATATGGCTCTTTCTAATAATGGTATTCCTATAGGTATAGACCTTGATACTTTTGACCTTATGCAGCCTCTACCTAGCTTGGCCATAAAAGCGGATGGAATAATCGTTAATAACGGTGAACCGATTACCGAAAACACAATAGATTTTGATACTCGTGGATATTCTCGAGTGATTGGAGGAAGAGAGTTTGAAAGAATTGATATTGGTGCGTATGAAGTCCAACATCTATTTTCCATGAACCCTGTCTCCGAATTCTGTTCCTCAGATACAAGGTTTTTGGAATTGAAAGATATTGTAATCTGGGACAGTACAGGGGGAGCCTTGAGAATTGGGGATTCAATGTATTATCAGATAGCTATCCCGCAGGGCATGGAAATTGATATTAGCAATGGGGAAGTTGAATCCTCACTGCCAAGCTTCATTCCTCGAAACCTAAATTTCGAAAATGGAATACTCAGTTTTTTCTTTGATAAATCATATGCGGATTCCATTCATGAAATCCGTATTTCTGGTCTGACTGCTAGGTCTACAAATACCAATAGAGATTCCCTGTTATTTATTTCATCTACTGTCCTTCAGGATGAATTGGATCAAACAAATCCCTTATCTCATATTATTATCGGATCCTTCCCCACATATAAAATCAATACTGATTTTCCCTATGATGAAAACTTTGAAAATGGACCAAGTATTTGGCTGAGCTCAGATCAACGGGAAGGCTGGTCTCTTCAAATTCCAAATGGGAATGTCATTGATACTGCGTATTCAGGAACAAATGCTTGGACACTTAAATTAGATTCTACAGAAAATTATTTCGCAAATAAAGATGTTTTCCTTATCAGCGAATGCCTGGATTTATCAGAATTAGAAAAACCGATGATTGAAGCTGCAGTTTGGACTGACACAGAAGAAGGATTTGATGGAGTTGTCCTTGAATACTCAATCGATGCAGGAAAAAACTGGAATGTCTTAGGTGAAAAAGAAACAGGTGTAAATTGGTACAATTCAAATAATATCATTGCTATTCCTGGAGACCAACCATCAGGTGAATTATTGGGCTGGACAGGAAAAAGTAGCACATGGATTTCTATTGCTAATAGAATGGATCAATTGCCATTGGATAATTTACTCCGTTTTAGATTTGCTTTTTCCAGCGTTGGATTGATTGATCAAAGTCAGGAAAAAAATGGCTTTGCAATAGATGATATTTTTATTGGGGAAAGAAGCCGAAATGTCCTACTTGAGGACTTTGGAGATCCGAATGAGTTACAAGATATGGAAGATTTTCTATCAGACATGGATAAAGAGGTCTTTCAAATAAGGTATGAGCTGAAAAGCAGTGAATTTGATGCCTCAGAAGCAGGACCTCGTACACGAGCGCTTTTCTATGGCATAGATCAGCCGGGACCGATTGTCTATGGAGGAAATGGCTTTTTAGGATCAGCTGGTGAAATGGACCAGGAAAGTTTTGATGCAGAATTACTTGAACACGCTCTATTCACAATTTCCATCGATTCAACTTTGTTCGAACCCATCCAAATAAAGGCACTTAAATCAACTGAAAATGAAATTCTGGTTTATGCGGCCATTGTAGAGCTGCTAAAAGAAAAATGGATGTTTCGGAAATTTCTGCCGGATCCAGCTGGCATCTCTTTTATGGGATGGCAGGCAGAGGAAAGCAAATCTTTGGTGCTCAATTGGGACACAGAAGATTTTCCTGCACCCAATATTGTTAATGAGTATGACAGCTTACGACTACTGGTATTTGTTCAGGATTTATCCAGCAAAAAAGTATTTCAGGCTGCCATGTCTCCGGTATGGGAATCTCTGATAAAAAGGTCTGATGTAGAAAAACGAGGAAATTTAGCTGAAGATATACAAGGGGATTTGAAGATGTATCCCAATCCAACCAATGGGAGATTGTTTTTGGAAATTCCTGAGGATTTGGAAAAACCCTTCAATTTTAAGTTGTACAATAGTTTTGGACAAGTCATTTATCAAGACGAATTGCCAGAAAATTCCCGAATAATTCAATTGGACCTTAGCCATATTTCGAAAGGATTATACCATGCAATCCTTAGCCATAAGGGAATAATTCAGCAAAGGAAAAAGATCTTTTTTATCCATTAA
- a CDS encoding CHAT domain-containing protein, whose protein sequence is MARKPVVFLSFANDEDAYLSNIELEEDQIYQKLQDVHDNGFIEIYNRGRSSIEDIFFQFTRFRDRIIIFHYGGHATGTHLQLQNQDANAKGLAKLMGQQNELKLVFLNGCSTLSQVKALQDAGVKAIIATSVPIKDNKARIFAVQFYDSLANGASLEQAFNDAVSKLETIELSKTDEIKIHRAIDLSFLKKGEEEDEIPWGLFVKNDKILKWTLPSTNKTIYSDPWVGVKIESQEVNKHIVLPVFEAISEVNPVFEEQLSFYRISKNQATIDLLFRQMMDTIIKHFPWPIGIKLRTLFSNHDSMIRKSRERLEQLISTYIRLSKFFLFSLLSQLWDELHKAEGFDIPENYFDELSDFLGMDLNGALNFSYAGFLGRITRVFDENQVTPFIEQLEGLHLRLEKEDGIAKAYLYFEEVRTAILSGNLEGGDLAQLCDKAEYSLGELLSFSAFLVDYKLVSIKDIGVSKQRRSLPLFKHQMGVLAGVAIEVMEGSPKDYSKFTDSHSILLVKGIDQVDKYVNLSPFLMDENAYKSLNAPKIYMYMFNREFEEIYYEHVDNDTVFINPQSAGKKLEMKSNEHENPSLVEELRLFRKDLLKQIR, encoded by the coding sequence ATGGCCCGCAAACCCGTGGTGTTCTTGTCATTTGCAAATGACGAGGATGCATACCTTTCTAATATTGAGTTAGAGGAGGATCAAATTTACCAGAAACTTCAGGATGTCCACGATAATGGATTTATCGAAATCTATAATCGTGGCAGGTCGAGTATTGAGGATATCTTTTTTCAATTCACTCGCTTCAGAGATCGAATTATAATCTTCCATTATGGAGGACATGCCACAGGTACCCACCTTCAACTACAAAATCAGGATGCCAATGCTAAAGGCCTAGCCAAACTTATGGGCCAACAGAATGAGCTGAAATTGGTATTTCTAAACGGCTGTTCCACTTTATCTCAGGTAAAGGCACTGCAAGACGCTGGAGTTAAGGCCATTATAGCGACCTCTGTTCCCATCAAGGATAATAAAGCTCGAATATTTGCGGTTCAATTTTACGATAGTCTGGCAAATGGAGCAAGTCTAGAACAAGCATTCAATGATGCTGTTTCTAAATTGGAAACCATAGAATTGTCAAAAACGGACGAGATCAAAATTCATCGGGCGATTGACCTTTCCTTCCTGAAAAAAGGGGAAGAAGAAGATGAGATACCCTGGGGACTATTTGTAAAAAATGATAAAATCCTTAAATGGACATTACCCAGTACTAATAAGACCATTTATTCTGATCCTTGGGTAGGGGTGAAAATAGAGAGCCAGGAAGTAAATAAACACATTGTTTTACCAGTCTTTGAAGCCATCTCAGAAGTTAACCCTGTTTTTGAGGAACAACTGAGTTTTTACCGTATTTCTAAAAATCAGGCGACAATTGATTTACTATTTCGCCAGATGATGGATACGATTATTAAGCATTTTCCCTGGCCGATTGGGATAAAATTGCGGACCTTATTCAGCAACCATGACTCCATGATCCGTAAATCTCGTGAAAGGTTAGAACAATTGATCAGCACCTACATTAGGCTTAGCAAGTTTTTCCTCTTTTCTCTCCTCTCTCAACTTTGGGACGAGCTACATAAAGCAGAAGGTTTTGACATTCCGGAAAACTATTTTGATGAGCTTTCAGACTTTTTGGGAATGGATTTGAATGGAGCACTGAATTTTAGTTATGCTGGTTTCCTGGGAAGAATTACGCGGGTTTTCGATGAAAATCAGGTTACGCCCTTTATCGAACAATTAGAAGGCCTACACTTACGACTTGAGAAAGAAGATGGAATTGCTAAAGCATATTTATACTTCGAAGAAGTCCGGACCGCCATTTTATCCGGGAACCTTGAAGGGGGGGATCTGGCTCAATTATGTGATAAAGCAGAATATAGTTTAGGAGAATTGCTAAGCTTTTCGGCTTTTCTGGTTGATTACAAATTGGTTTCGATAAAAGATATTGGTGTCTCCAAACAAAGGAGATCTCTACCACTTTTCAAACATCAAATGGGTGTATTGGCAGGGGTTGCAATTGAGGTAATGGAAGGTTCTCCCAAAGATTACAGCAAATTTACTGACAGCCATTCCATTCTTTTGGTAAAGGGGATAGACCAGGTAGATAAATACGTGAACCTTTCTCCTTTTCTTATGGATGAAAATGCTTATAAGAGCCTCAATGCTCCCAAAATCTACATGTACATGTTTAATCGGGAATTTGAGGAGATCTATTATGAGCATGTAGATAATGACACAGTATTTATCAATCCTCAAAGTGCTGGTAAAAAACTGGAGATGAAGTCAAATGAACATGAAAATCCTTCTTTAGTAGAAGAACTCAGACTTTTCCGAAAAGATCTATTAAAGCAGATAAGATGA
- a CDS encoding choice-of-anchor B family protein, which produces MPLKKTFIFLGLWLIVYIHALSQAANQNLSFVSQINYTEKLNDIWGYVDDTGNEYALVGLRNGVSIVDLSDPSNPVERDFLPGVRSAWRDLKTHDNFAFVSNETGDGIRIIDLSNLPGEVTYKDTMLASINTAHNLYVDEGYLYVTGTDNFNGGMVIFDLTTDPWNPIFRGAYTLRYVHDVYVRNSIAYTAEISDRRLSIVDLSDKSQPELIGQTGYQGAFTHNTWLNDASNVVFTTDEYGGAYVRAWDVSDPGKIEEIDRIRSSLSGGSAAPHNVHVRNDYLISSYYRDGIHIADASRPNNLIEVGYYDTSDTLANGGFNGSWGAYPFLPSGLILASDIENGLFVLSPTYVRGCYLEGTVRDLVSGVVLDDVEIEIIGEEIQDRSQDDGSYATGIGLSGTYEVAFSKFGYEADTISVALSNGVLTIRDVDLISLNRINLTVEVRELESGNLIPEAKVLAIADGSQTKFNYLTDPNGLLQESRLVINPYQLIVGKWGYITQEAFIEPSENDTSITFFLEKGFYDDFSLDFGWETSSTASKGDWEIAEPDGTYRNGNIYAPEFDLDTDIGDQAFVTDNQDDGAFGYDVDNGYVLLSSPWMDLSEYNEPVINYHYWFVNWSLRQGTRNQPGNDFLSASITDGIDTIEIKRYTGPFDTTWTEESRFFFQKYFDLQNTAVKFLLYTQDFEDDNQDAVEAGLDGFRVVESNTTPIDPELPSISFKLYPNPVSEQLFIDISEIQADARGELSFEIRDIQGRKIYEQKLNEGREQYQFEFPWPSGLYLAQILKSGRRIASKKILK; this is translated from the coding sequence ATGCCATTGAAAAAGACATTCATTTTCCTTGGTCTATGGTTAATCGTCTACATTCACGCACTCTCACAAGCAGCTAATCAAAACCTGAGTTTTGTTTCTCAGATCAACTATACAGAGAAACTCAATGACATCTGGGGATACGTTGATGATACAGGAAATGAGTATGCGCTTGTCGGGCTAAGGAATGGCGTCTCCATAGTCGATCTCTCTGACCCTTCCAATCCTGTAGAGCGAGACTTCCTCCCGGGAGTACGATCTGCCTGGAGAGACTTAAAAACCCACGATAATTTTGCCTTTGTGAGCAATGAAACCGGAGATGGAATTCGGATCATTGACCTGAGCAATTTGCCGGGAGAAGTAACTTACAAAGATACCATGCTGGCTTCCATCAACACAGCACATAATCTCTATGTGGATGAAGGATATCTTTATGTAACGGGTACGGATAATTTTAATGGAGGAATGGTCATCTTCGATTTGACCACAGACCCCTGGAATCCCATTTTCAGGGGAGCATATACCCTGAGATACGTGCATGATGTTTACGTAAGAAATAGCATTGCCTATACTGCAGAGATATCAGATCGGAGACTCAGCATTGTAGACCTGTCTGACAAATCTCAACCTGAATTAATTGGCCAAACCGGCTACCAGGGGGCTTTCACCCACAATACCTGGTTGAATGATGCCTCCAATGTGGTCTTTACAACAGATGAGTACGGCGGAGCATATGTACGGGCATGGGATGTTTCTGATCCGGGGAAGATAGAAGAAATCGATCGCATTCGCTCCTCCTTAAGTGGGGGTTCGGCTGCTCCTCATAATGTTCATGTGCGCAATGATTACCTCATCAGTTCTTATTATCGAGATGGGATACATATTGCGGATGCCAGTCGTCCCAATAACCTGATCGAAGTGGGCTATTATGACACTTCTGATACCCTCGCCAATGGCGGATTTAATGGAAGTTGGGGAGCTTATCCCTTCCTGCCTTCAGGACTCATTTTGGCTTCAGATATTGAAAACGGATTGTTTGTTCTTTCTCCTACCTATGTAAGGGGCTGTTATCTGGAAGGCACCGTAAGAGATTTGGTTAGTGGAGTTGTACTGGATGATGTTGAGATCGAAATTATTGGAGAAGAGATACAAGACAGAAGTCAGGATGACGGTAGCTATGCTACTGGTATTGGGCTAAGTGGAACCTATGAAGTCGCCTTTTCAAAATTTGGCTATGAAGCGGACACAATAAGCGTGGCCTTAAGCAATGGGGTATTAACAATCAGGGATGTTGACCTTATCTCCCTAAACAGAATAAATCTCACCGTGGAAGTGAGGGAACTGGAAAGTGGAAATCTGATCCCCGAAGCGAAAGTCCTGGCCATTGCAGACGGAAGTCAAACGAAGTTCAATTATCTGACAGATCCCAATGGTCTATTGCAAGAGTCAAGACTTGTGATCAATCCCTATCAACTCATAGTTGGCAAATGGGGCTATATCACACAAGAGGCATTTATTGAGCCATCTGAAAATGATACCAGCATCACTTTTTTTCTGGAGAAAGGTTTTTATGATGACTTTTCCCTTGATTTTGGATGGGAAACAAGCAGCACAGCTTCCAAAGGTGATTGGGAAATCGCTGAGCCGGATGGAACCTATAGAAACGGGAACATTTATGCGCCCGAATTTGATCTGGATACAGATATCGGAGATCAGGCTTTCGTAACTGATAATCAGGATGACGGGGCTTTTGGCTATGACGTTGATAATGGTTATGTCCTGCTGAGTTCTCCCTGGATGGATTTGAGTGAATACAATGAACCCGTTATCAATTATCATTACTGGTTTGTCAATTGGTCCCTGAGACAAGGTACAAGAAATCAGCCGGGCAATGACTTTCTCTCTGCCTCCATAACTGATGGGATAGATACTATAGAAATCAAGCGCTATACTGGTCCCTTTGATACCACCTGGACAGAAGAGAGTCGATTCTTTTTCCAAAAGTATTTCGACCTGCAGAATACAGCTGTCAAATTCTTGCTTTATACCCAGGATTTCGAAGATGATAATCAGGATGCAGTTGAAGCTGGACTCGATGGATTCAGGGTAGTCGAAAGTAATACCACTCCTATCGACCCGGAATTACCTTCCATTTCTTTCAAGTTGTATCCCAACCCGGTTAGCGAGCAGCTCTTTATAGATATTTCTGAGATTCAAGCGGATGCAAGAGGAGAGCTTAGCTTCGAAATTCGCGATATCCAGGGAAGAAAGATTTATGAACAAAAATTAAACGAAGGAAGAGAACAATACCAGTTTGAATTCCCCTGGCCATCGGGTTTGTATCTGGCACAAATTTTGAAAAGCGGACGTAGGATTGCTTCAAAGAAAATATTGAAATAA
- the rnhA gene encoding ribonuclease HI — MKVIVYTDGAALGNPGPGGFGVVMKYGKHRKEIAQGFRKTTNNRMELLAVIVALEALKKDGVEVLIYTDSKYVQQAVTQGWLFNWEKKGFKDKKNPDLWIRFLRVYRKHRVSLQWVKGHAGIPENERCDLLATTAAKQAPDHIDEAYELSKN, encoded by the coding sequence ATGAAAGTAATTGTTTATACAGACGGTGCAGCCCTTGGAAATCCCGGTCCCGGAGGATTTGGAGTAGTCATGAAATATGGCAAACACAGGAAAGAAATTGCACAGGGTTTTCGAAAAACAACCAATAATCGTATGGAATTGTTGGCAGTAATTGTAGCACTGGAAGCGCTTAAGAAAGATGGGGTTGAAGTATTGATTTATACAGATTCAAAATATGTGCAACAGGCTGTTACGCAGGGTTGGCTTTTTAACTGGGAAAAAAAGGGATTCAAGGACAAAAAGAATCCTGATCTCTGGATTCGATTTCTTAGGGTTTATCGTAAACACAGGGTAAGCCTACAATGGGTTAAAGGACATGCAGGCATACCGGAAAATGAACGCTGCGATCTCTTGGCAACAACAGCTGCAAAACAAGCACCGGATCATATAGATGAAGCTTACGAACTCAGTAAGAACTAA
- a CDS encoding septal ring lytic transglycosylase RlpA family protein: MKNSSNTVKTAFFLLNAVAFLFILSASTPVYGQNQTGIGTYYADKYHGRKTASGEIYDKYDFTAAHQTLPFGTWVRVTRLDNGRVVNVKVNDRGPWTKGRIIDLSRAAAESLDMIRSGEVRVRVEVISGNENSGDIVIEDIPPKPEANPNRDLNSLPLVDYNGKPANGNSRYTVIEEEDLADYREESREYREEAREEIPEIEEEVVNPDIAKYTPQLFSFKAFKAQAEGFGVQVGAFFNFYRLLEALDDLKRKGIEDTLVQSSSKDGKSMFRIIVGPYANRADANLARKNLAKKKYKGITVNLAELY; the protein is encoded by the coding sequence ATGAAAAACTCATCAAACACAGTAAAAACAGCATTTTTCCTATTGAATGCAGTAGCATTCCTGTTCATTCTTTCTGCTTCAACTCCCGTCTATGGTCAAAATCAGACCGGAATAGGTACCTATTATGCGGATAAATATCACGGTCGTAAGACTGCGAGTGGTGAAATTTATGATAAATATGATTTCACAGCTGCACATCAGACTCTGCCTTTTGGTACCTGGGTGCGTGTGACTCGTTTAGACAATGGTCGGGTGGTAAATGTGAAGGTCAATGATAGAGGTCCCTGGACAAAAGGGCGAATAATAGATCTGTCCCGAGCAGCTGCAGAGTCTTTGGATATGATAAGAAGTGGAGAAGTTAGGGTAAGGGTTGAAGTGATTTCCGGGAACGAGAATTCAGGGGATATAGTAATAGAAGATATTCCTCCCAAACCAGAAGCAAATCCGAATAGAGACCTCAATTCTCTACCTTTAGTTGACTATAACGGAAAACCGGCCAACGGAAATAGCCGATATACCGTAATAGAGGAAGAAGATTTGGCAGATTATAGAGAAGAGTCAAGAGAATATAGAGAAGAAGCGAGGGAAGAAATTCCTGAAATTGAAGAGGAAGTGGTGAATCCTGATATTGCAAAATACACCCCCCAGCTTTTTAGCTTCAAGGCCTTTAAGGCACAGGCAGAAGGATTTGGGGTACAAGTGGGAGCTTTCTTTAATTTTTATAGATTGCTGGAAGCTTTGGATGATTTGAAGAGAAAGGGAATTGAAGACACATTGGTACAAAGCAGCAGTAAGGACGGAAAGTCGATGTTCAGGATTATTGTGGGGCCTTATGCAAATAGAGCAGATGCGAATTTAGCGAGAAAGAACCTAGCTAAGAAAAAGTACAAAGGAATCACCGTTAACCTCGCTGAGCTATATTGA